A single region of the Pseudomonas mandelii genome encodes:
- a CDS encoding L-lactate permease, translating to MVWQQIYDPFGNPVLSTIMAAVPVVVMLASLAFFHIKAHLAALLALGSALLIAIFAFGMPADMAGSAALYGAANGLLPIGWIVLNIIFLHRLTTENGSFKVLQDSLARITDDRRLQLLLIAFCFGAFFEGAAGFGTPVAVTGAILIGLGFSPLAASGLALIANTAPVAFGALGTPIITLAKVTGLDEMELSMMVGRQLPFFSVLVPFWLIWAFAGWRKMLEIWPAILVAGVSFAVPQFLVSNYHGPMLVDVIAALISMACLTGFLKVWKPATIHTSAALSGRVDNSKIDEEHQQKPEASGTFASDAKPAVMRAWMPWIILTVFVFAWGTQGFKNMFDTRPAIDPATNSAKLDPQGKPVREANPIFAPIVTFTTIHQQIEKVPPVVPAAKTEEAVYKFTWFTSTGSGILLAAIVGGLLMGYSIPQLARQYLRTLWVVRYSLITIVAMLALGFLTRYSGLDATMGLAFAATGIFYPMFGTLLGWLGVALTGSDTASNVLFGGLQRVTAEQLGISPVLMAAANSSGGVMGKMVDAQSIVVASTATRWYGHEGEILRYVFFHSIVLAILVGGLVTLQAYVAPFSSMVVGGH from the coding sequence ATGGTCTGGCAGCAAATCTACGATCCCTTTGGTAACCCGGTGCTTTCAACCATCATGGCGGCAGTGCCGGTGGTGGTGATGCTGGCATCCCTGGCGTTTTTCCATATCAAGGCGCATCTGGCAGCCTTGCTGGCCCTTGGCTCGGCGCTGTTGATTGCCATTTTTGCCTTCGGCATGCCCGCGGACATGGCCGGCTCGGCGGCACTCTACGGCGCCGCCAACGGCCTGCTGCCGATTGGCTGGATTGTCCTCAACATCATCTTCCTGCACCGGCTGACCACCGAAAACGGCTCGTTCAAAGTGCTGCAGGATTCCCTTGCGCGCATCACCGACGATCGACGCCTGCAACTGCTGCTGATCGCCTTCTGCTTCGGCGCCTTCTTTGAAGGGGCTGCCGGGTTCGGCACGCCGGTGGCGGTGACCGGGGCGATTCTGATCGGCTTGGGCTTCTCGCCGCTGGCCGCCTCAGGCCTGGCGCTGATCGCCAACACCGCGCCCGTGGCGTTTGGTGCACTGGGCACGCCCATCATCACCTTGGCCAAGGTCACCGGCCTGGATGAAATGGAGCTGTCGATGATGGTCGGCCGGCAGTTGCCGTTCTTCTCGGTGCTCGTGCCGTTCTGGTTGATCTGGGCCTTTGCCGGCTGGCGCAAAATGCTGGAAATCTGGCCGGCCATTCTGGTAGCCGGGGTCAGTTTCGCTGTGCCGCAGTTTCTGGTGTCCAACTACCACGGGCCGATGCTGGTGGACGTGATCGCCGCGCTGATATCCATGGCCTGCCTGACCGGTTTCCTCAAGGTCTGGAAACCGGCCACGATCCACACCTCGGCGGCCCTGTCCGGGCGCGTCGACAACTCGAAGATCGACGAGGAGCATCAGCAAAAACCCGAGGCCAGCGGGACCTTCGCCAGCGATGCCAAACCGGCGGTGATGCGCGCCTGGATGCCGTGGATCATCCTCACCGTGTTTGTGTTCGCCTGGGGCACCCAGGGCTTCAAGAACATGTTCGATACCCGTCCGGCAATCGATCCGGCCACCAATTCGGCCAAGCTCGACCCTCAGGGCAAACCGGTGCGCGAAGCCAACCCGATCTTCGCCCCGATCGTGACCTTCACCACCATTCACCAGCAAATCGAAAAGGTGCCGCCCGTGGTGCCCGCGGCAAAAACCGAGGAAGCGGTCTACAAATTCACCTGGTTCACCAGCACCGGCAGCGGCATCCTCCTGGCGGCCATCGTCGGCGGCCTGCTGATGGGTTATTCCATCCCGCAACTGGCCCGCCAATACCTGCGAACGCTGTGGGTGGTGCGTTACTCACTCATCACCATCGTGGCCATGCTTGCGCTCGGTTTCCTCACGCGCTACTCGGGCCTCGACGCCACCATGGGCCTGGCCTTCGCCGCGACCGGCATCTTCTACCCCATGTTCGGCACCCTCCTGGGCTGGCTCGGCGTGGCGTTGACCGGCTCCGACACCGCCTCCAACGTGCTGTTCGGCGGCTTGCAACGAGTGACCGCCGAGCAACTGGGCATCAGCCCGGTGCTGATGGCCGCAGCCAACAGTTCCGGTGGGGTCATGGGCAAAATGGTCGACGCCCAGTCGATCGTGGTCGCGTCCACGGCGACTCGCTGGTACGGGCATGAAGGGGAGATTCTGCGATATGTGTTCTTCCACTCGATTGTGCTGGCGATCTTGGTCGGTGGGTTGGTGACGTTGCAGGCTTATGTGGCGCCGTTCAGCAGTATGGTGGTGGGCGGACACTAG
- a CDS encoding LysR substrate-binding domain-containing protein — translation MHASDLEIDLLRAFIAVAETGSFTAAAEVIARSQSAVSQKIIRLEEVLGFRVFERTSRALTLTSDGERLLAGARRMMVHFDTFMRDIKAPATVTLLRLGISENLVPTQLPKLLSRFTQLYPDIQLELTTGLSDDLLTDYEAGLLDVVISKRKFSSGTTRGRVIWREPLVWIAAKDYQIESSKPVRLVMMRPPCAYRAIMIEALATVGREWASACLASNLMGVQAAVAGGLGITALGTSFLQEGMRILEPSQKLPTLPSTEVAVIGDDVRTQHLVQPLVSLLTEGLMSGGRLT, via the coding sequence ATGCACGCCAGCGACCTTGAGATCGACCTGCTTCGGGCGTTTATCGCCGTGGCGGAGACCGGCAGTTTCACTGCTGCTGCCGAGGTGATCGCGCGGTCGCAATCGGCAGTGAGCCAGAAGATCATCCGGCTGGAGGAGGTGCTTGGTTTTCGTGTCTTCGAACGCACCAGCCGCGCCCTGACCCTGACCTCGGACGGCGAGCGACTGCTGGCAGGCGCACGCCGAATGATGGTGCATTTCGACACCTTCATGCGGGATATCAAGGCGCCGGCGACCGTCACCCTGCTGCGCCTGGGGATCTCGGAAAACCTCGTGCCGACCCAGCTGCCCAAGCTGCTGTCGCGCTTCACCCAGTTGTATCCAGACATTCAACTCGAACTCACCACAGGCTTGAGCGACGACCTGCTCACCGACTACGAAGCCGGGCTACTGGACGTGGTTATTTCCAAGCGAAAATTCAGCTCCGGCACTACGCGAGGCCGAGTCATCTGGCGTGAGCCGCTGGTGTGGATTGCCGCGAAGGATTACCAAATCGAATCGTCGAAACCGGTGCGGTTGGTGATGATGCGGCCGCCCTGTGCGTACCGCGCCATCATGATCGAAGCCCTGGCCACGGTCGGGCGGGAATGGGCATCCGCGTGCCTGGCCAGCAATTTGATGGGGGTGCAGGCGGCGGTTGCGGGCGGGTTGGGGATTACGGCGTTGGGAACGTCATTTTTGCAGGAAGGGATGCGCATACTGGAACCGTCGCAGAAGTTGCCGACTTTACCCAGCACCGAGGTGGCGGTGATTGGTGATGATGTTCGGACTCAGCATCTGGTGCAGCCGTTGGTGTCGTTGCTGACCGAGGGGTTGATGTCGGGCGGCCGTCTGACTTGA
- a CDS encoding ester cyclase yields the protein MAVNKAVDIVESFWREVWQAKNPQAAARFVAEDFVITSGGMDIVGRDAFIQWIGVFLSKIEDFEFSSIETFQNAEGTRVASRWKLAGKNQGFIGGRTCNSPFEMLGTAVWEVRPDGLLAHNWVERNALEVHRDLIGL from the coding sequence ATGGCAGTCAATAAAGCAGTAGATATTGTTGAAAGTTTCTGGCGCGAAGTCTGGCAAGCCAAGAACCCGCAAGCCGCAGCGCGCTTTGTAGCCGAAGACTTTGTGATCACGTCTGGCGGGATGGATATCGTCGGCCGCGATGCCTTTATTCAATGGATCGGTGTCTTTCTGTCGAAGATCGAAGACTTCGAATTCAGCAGTATCGAGACGTTTCAGAACGCCGAAGGCACTCGCGTTGCTTCCCGCTGGAAACTGGCCGGAAAGAACCAGGGCTTTATTGGTGGCCGCACGTGTAACAGCCCCTTTGAAATGCTCGGCACTGCGGTCTGGGAAGTTCGACCGGACGGCCTGCTGGCGCACAACTGGGTCGAGCGTAATGCGCTGGAAGTTCATCGCGATTTGATCGGGCTCTGA
- a CDS encoding DUF2790 domain-containing protein, which produces MNTRTLFASAAVALVVLTHNAFADTPNVPAKPYRYGMPIHVAKVISLEEPRSADCEVVSAKLTYLDTSGNVEAFTYFKMAQACEEQN; this is translated from the coding sequence ATGAATACTCGTACTTTGTTCGCCAGTGCTGCTGTTGCCCTGGTAGTACTCACCCATAACGCGTTTGCAGACACGCCCAATGTACCCGCCAAGCCTTATCGCTATGGCATGCCGATCCACGTGGCGAAAGTCATTTCCCTTGAGGAGCCTCGTTCCGCCGATTGCGAAGTGGTCAGCGCCAAACTCACTTATCTGGACACCTCCGGAAATGTCGAGGCCTTTACCTACTTCAAAATGGCCCAGGCCTGTGAAGAGCAAAACTGA